One Methylosarcina fibrata AML-C10 DNA segment encodes these proteins:
- the rplI gene encoding 50S ribosomal protein L9 produces the protein MEVILLEKIAKLGNLGDKVTIKSGYGRNYLVPQGKAVIATANKIAEFEARRAELEKAAHERLNAAQARAEALQKLQVVITHKAGDEGRLFGSVGTHNIAEAITQAGVPVEKQEIRMPHGALRHVGEFPIDIHLHSDVVVTLSIKIAAEA, from the coding sequence ATGGAAGTCATACTTCTTGAAAAGATAGCAAAATTGGGTAATCTGGGTGACAAGGTCACCATCAAATCGGGTTATGGTAGAAATTATCTGGTGCCGCAAGGCAAGGCCGTGATCGCCACGGCCAATAAGATCGCCGAGTTCGAGGCTCGCAGAGCGGAACTTGAAAAGGCGGCCCACGAGCGGCTGAATGCTGCTCAGGCGCGCGCCGAAGCCCTGCAGAAATTGCAGGTGGTGATTACTCATAAAGCCGGCGATGAAGGCCGCCTGTTCGGCTCGGTCGGCACCCACAATATCGCCGAAGCGATAACCCAGGCGGGTGTGCCCGTGGAAAAACAGGAAATCCGTATGCCGCACGGCGCGCTTCGCCACGTCGGCGAGTTTCCGATCGACATTCATCTGCATTCCGACGTCGTGGTGACTCTGTCCATTAAAATCGCGGCCGAAGCCTGA
- the rpsR gene encoding 30S ribosomal protein S18 has protein sequence MARNVRRKKICRFSSEDGSQIDYKDLDMLGDYITETGKIVPSRITGTSAKYQRQLCAAIKRARYIALLPFCDAHS, from the coding sequence ATGGCACGTAACGTAAGACGCAAAAAAATCTGCCGGTTCAGCTCCGAAGACGGCAGCCAAATCGATTATAAAGATCTGGACATGTTGGGAGACTACATCACCGAAACCGGTAAAATCGTTCCCAGCAGAATAACCGGCACCAGTGCGAAATATCAAAGGCAATTGTGCGCAGCGATCAAGCGCGCCCGTTACATTGCCTTATTGCCGTTCTGCGACGCGCACAGCTAA
- a CDS encoding rhodanese-like domain-containing protein has translation MAIKQLSAPELQNKLLNGESLCLLDVREPYEFAYASLANSVLIPLHQLPARLGELDPERETVVICHHGVRSQQAALYLAHCGFQRIANLSGGIDAWSLECDASVPRY, from the coding sequence ATGGCCATAAAACAACTGTCCGCGCCGGAGTTGCAAAACAAACTGCTTAACGGCGAAAGCCTTTGCCTGCTCGATGTCAGGGAGCCTTATGAATTCGCCTATGCCAGCCTGGCGAACAGCGTTTTGATTCCGTTGCATCAGCTCCCGGCGCGTCTTGGCGAACTCGATCCCGAGCGGGAGACCGTGGTCATCTGCCATCACGGCGTGCGCAGTCAGCAGGCCGCGCTTTATCTGGCGCACTGCGGGTTTCAGCGAATCGCCAATTTGTCGGGCGGCATCGACGCCTGGTCTCTGGAATGCGATGCATCGGTGCCCAGATATTGA
- a CDS encoding zinc-dependent alcohol dehydrogenase family protein has translation MKTVKMTAVGGPEVLVFQEAPEPEIASTTHIKVRLHAAGVNPIDTKVRRNGLFYPNAMPAVLGCDGAGEVVAVGSAVSRFKPGDPVWFCHGGLGREQGNYAEYTVLDQRWAALMPTSLSFREAAALPLVLITAWDALYERGGLQSGQTVLIHAGAGGVGHVAIQLAKLKGARVITTVSSEKKAEFVRSLGADEVVTYKPNGFTDAVLELTQGKGCDLVLDTVGPSVFQESIPVTAHFGRLVTLLDPGTFDLAEARMRNLLIGFELMLTPMLKDLHEARDRHVEILQQCAKWVDLRQLRVHISTPLPLKDAAEAHRLIEEGHVSGKVVLLTDQE, from the coding sequence ATGAAAACGGTAAAAATGACCGCCGTCGGCGGACCTGAAGTCCTGGTTTTCCAGGAAGCTCCCGAGCCGGAGATTGCCTCGACCACGCATATCAAGGTCAGACTGCATGCCGCCGGCGTCAATCCGATCGACACCAAGGTCCGGCGCAACGGTCTGTTTTATCCGAACGCCATGCCGGCCGTCCTGGGCTGCGACGGGGCGGGCGAAGTGGTCGCCGTCGGCAGTGCCGTCAGCCGCTTCAAGCCGGGCGACCCGGTCTGGTTTTGCCATGGCGGACTGGGCCGGGAGCAGGGCAATTACGCCGAATACACCGTGCTGGATCAGCGCTGGGCGGCGTTGATGCCCACTTCCTTGTCCTTCCGGGAGGCGGCCGCCCTGCCGCTGGTGTTGATTACCGCCTGGGACGCCTTGTATGAGCGGGGCGGTCTGCAATCGGGACAGACCGTGTTGATTCATGCCGGCGCCGGCGGCGTCGGCCATGTGGCGATTCAGTTGGCCAAGCTCAAGGGCGCTCGGGTGATCACCACGGTCAGCTCGGAAAAAAAGGCCGAGTTTGTTCGATCGCTGGGGGCGGACGAAGTGGTGACGTACAAGCCGAACGGTTTTACCGATGCGGTCCTGGAACTGACGCAAGGCAAAGGCTGCGATCTGGTGCTGGACACCGTGGGGCCGTCCGTTTTTCAGGAAAGCATCCCGGTGACCGCTCATTTCGGACGTCTGGTCACTCTGCTCGATCCCGGAACTTTCGATCTGGCCGAAGCCCGCATGCGCAATCTGTTGATCGGTTTCGAGCTGATGCTGACGCCGATGCTGAAGGATCTGCACGAAGCCAGGGACCGGCACGTGGAGATTTTGCAGCAATGCGCAAAATGGGTCGATCTGAGGCAATTAAGAGTCCACATCAGCACGCCTCTGCCGTTAAAAGACGCCGCCGAAGCCCATCGTCTGATCGAGGAAGGGCACGTGTCGGGCAAGGTCGTGCTGTTGACCGATCAGGAATAG
- the dksA gene encoding RNA polymerase-binding protein DksA, protein MSDSSNVSPFSFTPYVEKEGEEYMNEAQLKHFETILKNWKAELMKEVDRTVHHMQDDAANFPDPNDRATQESEFSLELRTRDRERRLIKKIEEALKEIETGGYGYCESCGIDIGIRRLEARPTATLCIDCKTLDEIREKQMG, encoded by the coding sequence ATGTCCGACAGTTCCAACGTGTCGCCTTTCAGTTTTACGCCCTATGTTGAGAAAGAAGGCGAAGAATACATGAACGAGGCTCAACTAAAACATTTTGAGACGATTCTGAAAAACTGGAAAGCCGAATTGATGAAAGAAGTGGACCGTACGGTTCACCACATGCAGGACGATGCGGCCAACTTTCCCGACCCCAACGATCGAGCCACGCAGGAGTCCGAATTCAGCCTGGAATTGAGAACGCGCGACCGCGAACGCCGCCTGATCAAGAAAATCGAGGAAGCACTGAAAGAAATCGAAACCGGCGGTTACGGTTATTGCGAATCGTGCGGCATCGATATCGGCATTCGGCGCCTGGAAGCCAGACCGACCGCCACGTTGTGCATCGACTGCAAAACTCTCGACGAAATTCGGGAAAAACAGATGGGCTAA
- a CDS encoding pyridoxal phosphate-dependent aminotransferase, whose product MRERVARRTIGISPFYVMELLRRAKELEAQGRDIIHMEIGEPDFAAPRAIVEASVKHVLTGEVKYTSAAGLPELREKIAAFYRRRYGLDVPARRIFVTPGASGAFLLALGASLNPGEEVLMSDPCYPCNSNFVRLFDGTTRTVPVDAATCYQLTAGLIRRHWNENTKGALIASPSNPTGTLIPRDELAEAVRTVNALGGCFYSDEIYHGLVYSDQAASALEFSDEVFVINSFSKYFGMTGWRIGWLIVPDEFVEAAEKLAQNIFIATSSDAQYAALAAFDEATLAELEQRRREFEARRNFLYEALLGLGFAIPVKPEGAFYIYADCSKFTDDSFRFAMELLEAEGVAVTPGRDFGTHNAHHALRFAYTTSIERMAEAMQRLQRFIDTR is encoded by the coding sequence ATGAGAGAACGAGTGGCCAGGCGTACCATCGGCATTTCTCCGTTTTATGTTATGGAATTGCTGCGTCGTGCCAAGGAACTGGAGGCGCAGGGAAGGGACATCATTCATATGGAAATCGGCGAACCGGATTTCGCGGCTCCCAGGGCGATTGTCGAGGCCAGCGTCAAGCATGTTCTGACCGGCGAAGTCAAATACACTTCGGCCGCCGGATTGCCCGAGCTTCGCGAAAAAATCGCCGCTTTCTACCGGCGGCGCTACGGTCTTGACGTGCCCGCGCGCCGCATTTTCGTGACGCCGGGCGCGAGCGGCGCTTTCCTGTTGGCTTTGGGGGCGAGTCTGAATCCGGGCGAAGAAGTATTAATGTCCGATCCTTGTTATCCCTGCAACAGCAATTTCGTGCGGTTGTTCGACGGCACGACCCGAACCGTTCCGGTCGATGCCGCTACCTGTTACCAGTTGACGGCCGGCCTGATTCGCCGGCACTGGAACGAAAACACCAAAGGAGCGTTGATCGCCTCGCCGTCCAATCCGACCGGAACCCTGATTCCGCGCGATGAATTGGCCGAGGCGGTGCGGACGGTCAATGCGCTGGGCGGCTGTTTCTATTCCGACGAGATTTATCACGGGCTGGTGTACAGCGACCAGGCCGCCTCGGCGCTCGAATTCAGCGACGAGGTGTTCGTTATCAACAGTTTTTCCAAGTATTTCGGGATGACCGGCTGGCGAATCGGCTGGCTGATCGTGCCGGACGAGTTTGTCGAGGCGGCCGAGAAGCTGGCGCAGAATATTTTTATCGCCACTTCCAGCGATGCTCAGTATGCCGCATTGGCGGCGTTCGACGAAGCGACTCTCGCCGAGCTCGAGCAAAGGCGCCGGGAATTCGAAGCAAGAAGGAATTTTCTGTACGAGGCCTTGCTCGGTTTGGGTTTTGCCATACCGGTGAAACCGGAAGGGGCTTTTTATATTTATGCGGACTGCTCGAAATTCACCGACGACAGTTTTCGCTTCGCGATGGAACTGCTGGAAGCGGAAGGCGTGGCGGTGACTCCGGGCCGGGATTTCGGAACTCACAATGCGCATCATGCCTTGCGTTTCGCTTATACCACGTCGATCGAGCGCATGGCCGAGGCGATGCAGCGTCTTCAACGATTTATCGATACGAGGTGA
- a CDS encoding NADP-dependent methylenetetrahydromethanopterin/methylenetetrahydrofolate dehydrogenase, whose translation MEKPFILHMLTTAKNLSPFDVNMAMDAGWVSAVPYINVEPSEVQGLVQDAIFSRSAKNLKRTGIFIGGRDTKQAMDMLKIAKRSMVPPFEVSVFADPSGAFTTAAGMVAAVERELKSKFNTTLAGKTILALGGTGPVGQAAAVIAAEAGAEVRIIGRQLDKAQHVADLCNNEFGEGKINIAAGADADKAEYIKNADVVFATGAAGIELLSAQLVASAPLLKVAADVNAVPPAGIAGVDAFHNGTPIEGSISGAVGIGALAIGNIKYQAQNLLLKKMLNTEKPVYLHFEHAFEVARQYIQANP comes from the coding sequence ATGGAAAAACCATTCATTCTACATATGCTGACTACCGCAAAAAACCTCAGCCCGTTCGACGTCAACATGGCGATGGACGCCGGCTGGGTTTCCGCCGTACCGTACATCAATGTCGAGCCCAGCGAAGTCCAGGGCCTGGTGCAGGATGCCATTTTTTCCCGGAGCGCCAAAAACCTGAAACGGACCGGCATTTTCATCGGCGGCCGCGATACCAAACAGGCGATGGACATGCTCAAAATTGCCAAACGGTCGATGGTTCCTCCTTTTGAAGTCTCCGTATTCGCCGACCCGAGCGGGGCGTTCACTACCGCCGCCGGCATGGTCGCCGCGGTCGAGCGCGAGCTAAAATCGAAATTCAATACCACTCTTGCCGGCAAAACCATTCTGGCGCTGGGCGGAACCGGCCCGGTCGGCCAGGCCGCGGCGGTGATTGCCGCCGAGGCCGGCGCCGAGGTCCGGATCATCGGTCGGCAACTGGACAAAGCCCAACACGTCGCCGATCTGTGCAACAACGAATTCGGCGAGGGGAAAATCAACATTGCCGCCGGCGCCGATGCCGATAAAGCGGAATACATCAAAAACGCCGACGTCGTTTTTGCCACCGGCGCCGCGGGCATCGAACTCTTGAGCGCCCAGCTCGTCGCTTCGGCGCCCCTGCTGAAAGTAGCGGCCGACGTCAATGCCGTACCGCCTGCCGGCATTGCCGGAGTCGACGCGTTTCACAACGGCACGCCGATAGAAGGTTCGATCAGCGGGGCTGTCGGCATCGGCGCGCTGGCCATCGGCAATATCAAATATCAGGCGCAGAATCTTTTGTTAAAAAAAATGCTCAACACCGAAAAACCGGTCTATCTTCATTTTGAACACGCCTTCGAAGTGGCGCGCCAGTACATTCAGGCCAACCCTTAA
- a CDS encoding NAD(P)-dependent methylenetetrahydromethanopterin dehydrogenase, with product MEKKRSILHMFDPMPNNSPFDINMALDAGFDVLMPYNNVKLDNVNGLTQDAIFSRGPSGVKRTAIFIGGRDIGLAMDMLESAKQAMVPPFVISVLADPSGAFTTAAALVACVEKELKQKHGKEFKDCNAVVFGGTGAVGVTTGIIASLAGLDTTLVDHLSADTSNDLARAYNRRFGCHLKGAVAVSDADKAGLIADADIVFCTAKAGVQVLTGEILKKAGRLKVAADINAVPPLGIEGIKRSHFGEPLAFAGTPDAVGIGALAVGNVKYQLQNSLLRSMLKTEEPVYLDFRAAFSKAREITQP from the coding sequence ATGGAGAAGAAACGCAGCATCCTTCACATGTTTGACCCCATGCCGAACAACAGCCCCTTCGACATCAACATGGCTCTGGATGCTGGGTTCGACGTCCTGATGCCCTACAACAACGTCAAACTGGACAACGTCAACGGCCTGACCCAGGACGCCATTTTTTCGCGCGGCCCGTCCGGAGTAAAACGCACCGCCATTTTCATCGGAGGGCGCGACATCGGCCTGGCGATGGACATGCTGGAATCGGCCAAGCAAGCCATGGTGCCGCCGTTCGTGATCTCCGTGCTGGCCGATCCCAGCGGCGCCTTTACGACGGCCGCGGCGCTGGTCGCCTGTGTCGAGAAGGAACTGAAGCAGAAGCATGGCAAGGAATTCAAGGACTGCAACGCCGTTGTCTTCGGCGGCACCGGCGCGGTCGGCGTTACCACGGGCATCATCGCTTCCCTGGCGGGCCTCGACACCACGCTGGTCGATCATTTGTCGGCCGATACCTCGAACGATCTCGCCCGAGCTTACAACCGCCGCTTCGGCTGTCACCTGAAAGGTGCGGTCGCCGTTTCCGATGCCGACAAGGCCGGGCTGATCGCCGACGCCGACATCGTCTTTTGCACGGCAAAAGCTGGCGTTCAGGTTTTAACCGGCGAAATTTTGAAAAAAGCCGGGCGGCTGAAAGTGGCGGCCGACATCAATGCCGTCCCTCCCCTGGGAATCGAAGGCATCAAGCGCAGCCATTTCGGCGAACCGCTGGCTTTTGCCGGCACCCCTGACGCGGTGGGCATCGGCGCTCTGGCGGTAGGCAACGTCAAGTATCAGTTGCAGAATTCCTTGTTGAGATCGATGCTGAAAACCGAAGAACCCGTGTATCTCGATTTCCGGGCGGCCTTCAGCAAGGCACGGGAAATCACCCAGCCTTAG
- a CDS encoding 5-formyltetrahydrofolate cyclo-ligase, translating to MQKLKAEQRRQAYQARSRQADRETLSRIIGARFMALDAYRRAQTVMVYIGCKTEVGTQPVILEMLAGDKCLVIPYCTRDDHGHPKLGLWRLADFAELSPGTWGILEPPKSRWGEPGKEIEPTEIDLIMVPGVGFDRRGGRLGNGAGYYDRLLVCVRPDTVLCGLCFESQLFDEIAVEPHDVAMDVVVTERSVYCGKSRPFAESSSPELK from the coding sequence ATGCAGAAACTCAAAGCAGAGCAGCGCCGACAGGCTTATCAGGCTCGCAGCCGGCAAGCCGACAGGGAAACGCTCAGCCGGATCATCGGCGCCCGGTTCATGGCGCTGGACGCTTATCGCAGAGCGCAAACCGTCATGGTCTATATCGGCTGCAAAACCGAAGTCGGAACGCAGCCGGTTATCCTGGAGATGCTGGCGGGCGACAAATGCCTGGTGATACCTTACTGTACCCGGGATGATCATGGTCATCCCAAGCTCGGTCTGTGGCGGTTGGCCGATTTTGCCGAACTGTCGCCCGGAACCTGGGGCATTCTCGAGCCGCCGAAATCGCGTTGGGGCGAGCCGGGAAAAGAGATCGAGCCAACCGAAATCGATCTGATCATGGTGCCGGGCGTCGGCTTCGACCGCCGAGGCGGACGCCTGGGCAACGGCGCCGGCTATTACGACCGTCTTTTGGTCTGTGTTCGCCCCGACACGGTTCTGTGCGGCCTCTGCTTCGAATCCCAACTTTTCGACGAAATCGCCGTGGAGCCGCATGACGTGGCGATGGATGTTGTCGTCACGGAACGGTCGGTTTATTGCGGAAAAAGCCGGCCGTTTGCCGAATCATCTTCTCCGGAACTCAAATAG
- a CDS encoding SulP family inorganic anion transporter produces the protein MPLIKFFPIFGRLKAYDRHTFKDDLFAGVLTAIILVPQGIAYSVVAGLPPESGLYSSILPPILYAVFGTSQTLSVGPVSIAAIMVASALQAPEIGALGQPVQSALILAAESGLVMMGMALLRMGGLVNFISHPVLNGFTSGASILIIASQLPHMLGLKPPSCGADASCYLVYIENTSMLTLAVGAIAVALLIFFGKPLAFLIRKTGAKPSFITALSKCAPLLTVMLSTLAVSYVPGLGPQQIAVVGSIPSGFPELSLDFFVPEKWRRLLPYSAFIALIAYVESVAIAKVTANLRGEKIVPNNELIALGAANLAAGVSGGMPVAGGFSRTMVNFSAGARTQMAMLIAAGILALAVMFFTPWFENIPKAALAAIILVAIVPLLRLRNIVDTWRYDQGDGLAQLATLAGVLALGIEEGIALGILLTIVSYLRKTSHPHIAVVGRIPGTEHYRNIKRYRVETWQHLLLLRIDDNITFANVNFIEDFINEELALKPGIRHIVLIFNSVSDVDATALEVLENLNRVLQTSRITLHLSEAKGPVLDKLDKTEFFKHLAPGKVYFRTQEAVDELA, from the coding sequence ATGCCGTTAATTAAATTCTTTCCCATTTTCGGCCGGCTCAAAGCCTACGACCGGCACACCTTCAAGGACGACCTGTTCGCCGGCGTGCTCACGGCGATCATTCTGGTGCCGCAAGGCATCGCCTATTCGGTCGTGGCCGGACTTCCGCCTGAGTCGGGGCTCTATTCCAGCATTTTGCCGCCCATCCTATATGCCGTTTTCGGCACCAGCCAGACCTTGTCGGTAGGGCCGGTTTCGATTGCCGCGATCATGGTCGCCAGCGCCCTCCAAGCGCCCGAGATCGGCGCGCTCGGCCAGCCCGTGCAGAGCGCGCTGATTCTGGCGGCCGAAAGCGGGCTGGTCATGATGGGGATGGCGCTGCTGCGCATGGGCGGTCTGGTCAACTTCATCAGCCATCCGGTGCTCAACGGCTTCACCAGCGGCGCTTCGATCCTGATCATCGCCAGCCAGCTTCCGCACATGCTCGGCCTGAAGCCGCCGTCCTGCGGTGCCGACGCCTCCTGCTATCTGGTTTATATCGAAAACACTTCGATGCTTACGCTGGCCGTTGGCGCCATAGCCGTAGCGCTGCTGATCTTTTTCGGCAAACCGCTTGCTTTCCTGATAAGAAAAACGGGCGCGAAACCTTCGTTCATTACGGCCTTGAGTAAATGCGCTCCTTTACTGACCGTCATGCTGTCGACGCTGGCCGTCAGTTACGTTCCCGGGCTTGGGCCGCAACAAATCGCCGTGGTCGGATCGATCCCTTCGGGATTTCCGGAATTAAGCCTTGATTTTTTCGTTCCGGAAAAATGGCGCCGATTGTTGCCCTACTCGGCCTTCATTGCCTTGATCGCCTATGTGGAAAGCGTCGCCATCGCCAAAGTCACCGCCAATCTGAGAGGCGAAAAGATTGTGCCCAACAACGAACTCATCGCCCTGGGCGCGGCCAATCTCGCCGCCGGCGTTTCCGGCGGCATGCCGGTAGCCGGCGGCTTTAGCCGCACCATGGTCAATTTTTCCGCCGGCGCGCGGACGCAAATGGCGATGCTGATTGCCGCCGGCATTCTGGCCCTCGCGGTGATGTTCTTTACCCCGTGGTTCGAAAATATTCCGAAAGCCGCGCTGGCCGCGATCATTCTGGTCGCCATCGTGCCGCTGCTGCGCCTGAGGAACATCGTCGACACCTGGCGCTACGACCAGGGCGACGGCCTGGCCCAACTGGCAACGCTGGCCGGCGTACTGGCCCTGGGCATCGAGGAAGGCATCGCCCTGGGCATTTTGCTGACCATCGTCAGCTACCTGCGCAAGACCAGCCATCCTCACATCGCCGTGGTGGGACGCATTCCCGGCACCGAACATTACCGGAACATCAAGCGCTATCGGGTGGAAACCTGGCAACATCTGCTGCTGCTTCGGATCGACGACAATATTACTTTTGCCAACGTCAACTTTATCGAGGACTTTATCAACGAGGAGCTGGCGTTGAAGCCCGGAATCCGGCATATCGTGCTGATCTTCAATTCGGTCAGCGACGTCGACGCCACCGCGCTGGAAGTGCTGGAAAATCTGAACCGCGTTCTGCAAACGTCCCGCATCACCCTGCATCTGTCGGAAGCGAAAGGCCCGGTGCTGGACAAGCTGGACAAAACCGAATTCTTTAAGCATCTGGCGCCCGGAAAAGTGTATTTCCGAACGCAGGAAGCCGTCGACGAACTGGCTTGA
- a CDS encoding NAD(P)/FAD-dependent oxidoreductase: MSQQHHTVLIVGGGAAGVSVANNMLRQDSKMDIGLIEPSEKHYYQPGFTVIGGGAYTLKQATRNEADLIHPKVHWIKDYAESFQPEQNSVTLRSGDVITYDYLVVCPGLQLDWHKIQGLKETLGKNNVCSNYSPDSCEYTWECIRTAESGTALFTQPTMPIKCAGAPQKIMYLAADRFRSKGILDKFTIEFCNAGPAMFGIPFFAKALTQVAAGYGVKTSFNHNLVAIDGPGKTATFETTDSEGNKQQVVKKFDMIHVTPPQSAPDFIKKSPLANAAGWVDVNENTLQHNKYSNIFGLGDATSTPNAKTAAAVRKQVPVVVDNILYRIKNQQAERQYDGYGSCPLTTSLKTVMLAEFSYGGKVTPSFPSFDPRKNRWIWWWGKTTGFPWLYWHLMLKGYRIDIPHKESYAQRFMKEE, from the coding sequence ATGTCACAGCAGCACCATACCGTTTTAATCGTCGGCGGCGGCGCGGCCGGCGTATCCGTCGCCAACAACATGCTCAGGCAGGATTCGAAAATGGACATCGGCCTGATCGAACCGTCGGAAAAACATTATTATCAGCCCGGCTTTACCGTCATCGGCGGCGGGGCCTATACCTTAAAACAGGCCACCCGCAACGAAGCCGATCTGATCCATCCCAAAGTGCACTGGATCAAGGACTACGCCGAATCCTTCCAGCCGGAGCAAAACAGCGTCACGCTTCGCTCCGGCGACGTGATCACTTACGATTACCTGGTCGTTTGCCCCGGCCTGCAACTGGATTGGCACAAAATCCAGGGGCTTAAGGAAACCCTCGGCAAAAACAACGTCTGCAGCAATTATTCCCCGGATTCCTGCGAATACACCTGGGAATGCATAAGAACCGCCGAGTCGGGCACCGCGTTGTTCACGCAGCCGACCATGCCGATCAAATGCGCCGGCGCGCCGCAAAAAATCATGTATCTGGCCGCCGACCGCTTTCGCAGCAAAGGGATTCTGGATAAATTCACCATCGAATTCTGCAATGCCGGCCCCGCCATGTTCGGCATTCCGTTTTTTGCCAAGGCCTTGACCCAGGTGGCCGCCGGCTACGGCGTCAAAACGTCGTTCAATCACAACCTGGTGGCGATCGACGGCCCCGGCAAAACGGCCACGTTCGAAACCACCGACAGCGAAGGCAACAAACAGCAAGTCGTCAAGAAATTCGACATGATTCACGTGACACCGCCGCAAAGCGCCCCCGATTTCATCAAGAAAAGCCCGCTGGCCAATGCCGCAGGCTGGGTCGACGTCAACGAAAATACCTTGCAGCACAACAAGTACTCCAACATTTTCGGACTGGGCGACGCCACGTCGACACCGAACGCCAAAACCGCCGCGGCGGTGCGCAAACAGGTTCCCGTGGTGGTCGACAATATTCTCTACCGGATCAAGAACCAACAGGCCGAGCGCCAATACGACGGCTACGGCTCCTGCCCGCTCACGACGTCGCTGAAGACGGTCATGCTGGCCGAATTTTCCTACGGCGGCAAAGTGACGCCGTCGTTCCCGTCGTTTGATCCCAGAAAAAACCGCTGGATCTGGTGGTGGGGAAAAACCACCGGCTTTCCCTGGCTGTACTGGCATCTGATGCTTAAGGGCTATCGAATCGACATTCCGCACAAGGAAAGCTACGCCCAGCGCTTCATGAAGGAAGAATAA
- the rpsF gene encoding 30S ribosomal protein S6, giving the protein MRHYEIVFLVHPDQSAQVPAMIERYRATIEGASGAIHRLEDWGRRHLAYPINKVHKAHYVLMNIECDQATLAELESGFRFNDAILRSMTLLQKQAITAPSPIALSAAEESKASEAKVKESPAKPAGDADLDMEDIDEDFDTDELPSI; this is encoded by the coding sequence ATGCGACACTATGAAATCGTCTTTTTAGTCCATCCTGATCAGAGTGCTCAGGTTCCGGCAATGATCGAGCGCTACCGCGCCACGATCGAAGGGGCTTCCGGCGCCATTCACCGCCTGGAAGACTGGGGTCGTCGGCATCTGGCCTATCCGATCAACAAGGTGCACAAAGCGCACTACGTGCTGATGAATATCGAATGCGACCAAGCCACCCTGGCGGAGCTGGAATCCGGCTTCCGTTTTAACGACGCCATCTTGCGCAGCATGACGCTGCTGCAGAAGCAAGCCATTACCGCGCCTTCGCCTATCGCCCTGTCGGCAGCGGAAGAAAGCAAGGCGTCCGAAGCCAAAGTCAAGGAATCGCCAGCCAAGCCGGCGGGAGATGCCGACCTCGACATGGAAGATATCGATGAAGACTTCGACACCGACGAATTGCCTTCAATCTAA